In Dyadobacter sp. NIV53, a single window of DNA contains:
- a CDS encoding fibronectin type III domain-containing protein, with product MQTENPLRTNLPEGFYTFRVQALEAGTGREVSNIGETYFSVTTPLPPVINIPFNGAELTMSEPQRINIQWMPRHYKQAGNITTYDLKVCKVPDGFRGAGPEPTEALDACVSPVIDDKANPGTFYPGNTGTGNSIIGAFERGVRYAARVTIHEFDTDGNEVVFANEGRSEVNWFRYGTACVSPETFTIKEAGPGRVQLNWEAQTDTKSYKILYRKSGESNWITQAVSGITITIPNLSKGTYEFAVQAVCTEIMPANLQAFELEEEDDEQLPPILQNPLLTLVSVSGSGKPITIDSLHTLLDSLKIPCASQISDYAGCDADMPVILSPSKDANKQLTSLNPADLAGQQSLVIAALTNSKDTMGFNGTLTDALKAYDSTTTVDDLSKYTAAVLQGSQAIATALDDLVDEYSDPRLIKIQTELDSLIKVLAVNDSLSRAAGNITKINNLTSVYTDLFKRLEDLKNEAEQDPADGIYAIRNVEVSNIGEESARINWVGAKGSLPGDFTKYVIEYNDASGGVLQETVDASAGTNPLVNLQRLRTGLDYQFTITGYKGNQAMTTAQGNFSTIKKTVPVPENLAYTRLDDNSVKITWDPNAQHESFKIRYTDERGEVHYIYPTTNTAVLTGLNPDDYYDYEIVAISHQNLESVPANARVTTGEKCKLAVSVLNAQNSTSLTGYQQWLTVSGCLPEGATSSSEYPKITWSNGTPGATNGNGAILFADGEAAEISTKNSPFIGENRLLAVNPSGNKSYTAICKMSATSEACTYTVDVKVSSPECKGDFKISSDLTSVTKGSPVNLQSTFCHGRVVWNNGIAEGGKIVLYPEKELLISAKCVSGSTVCYSNSISISVTPLEKKCDLSLYVKSKNVIESGPFNKAHRYLEISSFGCNGGKIDWKIDADVRIGGSRVVGTTGVSINDMKSDNATITATCVLDGVSCPAVTLITNIPLKECSKKYLESTTENALPGHILVTVSDNSPFVLKDNLGNVYTSSDDKGVNVPLFSQERLCLTTIDPDCGEIGTKIPALSFKTLLAYTQTSLNGNWISTGMDVNKYAEMKVESRQYRLSLNNSCAGKVIWTNSIDANFYAEGPILTFTEDDKSGVIGDINYLPYPEITTTYSAACQSANTDGSSVVFPATNSQTIIVASNSCFRITQNLKSVIKGGQVKFNSIGCSTVTWKQNNVVLGVGTELLTTPTATATPSSVTYTAVCEELGCSEEVTVQVQPCDFKITPSKALAKIAEPVTLTATGCSGGLIQWSTGESDKTSITVKPLAETHYFASCTLDGLSLCDNSTVVTVDNQPPADIECPPFEVSYQAVTKCSSVILVPKGCPADGTILWENTKTTGGAEKYTFVLNAEKTIRAKCTTIYKDEVTVEVKVMPTTPVLSVSPLEVYAGYAAILRASGCYNDQCKEGSYKWERDKAATLFGNSIKVKLTENTDFKVTCVESGSSQTINVKAKKNDCDVKYNSFIKGNSSRVEINASWCDVNYPINWFKNYSTGSVGRKTIEYTEGKNRRRIAVDRPEETKPVETGISDTYIVSCVKEGNAVPCDYSFSVESKELYDKFPSGTGLSGSGSTDDPIIPDPCNELKFLEKGGLKNFTRSPGDVEESNGKSYELYSDWCPGSKVEWFSGTNKIAQLATPNDRYTVDNAQPGAIYRYKCYLSGSNFCEDVYKLPKSDGLRVAAVASVTSNIVEEQCTNSISLATAMQVYYQNMLCQDVNLYQGDKTKSENYLELLISTTKISTAGTPVKFPSNTDAIVDAMVGGHCKTAGNLLANANGNTIVPKAEFSDEILPDYNSTHSIVIDAEYKAVTLIEGLPGINYPEGETIGGEWLPLTPQKFLEICVSNGIKKEIDAKFPAMSSDERNTQFIVRMGRIFEKSILKSLGIPKNNRTFIVSNPSLSPSKVIPDGLDHSAVETEEKINAVKERKIYWWLNSVFLDAKITFTSEKKIKLKGNNPRNEDQIEGFIDVLANNNDAEFTTGNYLAEVKQLIGLGTRVFKNAAKMGGAYLHIITPAEVSLEQLILSTSGAQNIILLHSEVEYNSTSGQIRVKPAIIENSNWLNKKPGIIRNPYGYPIEISFEQQ from the coding sequence TTGCAAACAGAGAATCCGCTTCGTACCAACTTACCCGAAGGTTTTTACACTTTCCGTGTACAAGCCCTGGAAGCAGGCACAGGCCGGGAGGTTTCCAATATCGGTGAAACTTATTTCAGTGTTACCACGCCGTTGCCTCCGGTGATCAACATCCCCTTCAACGGAGCGGAGCTGACTATGTCTGAACCTCAGAGGATCAACATTCAGTGGATGCCCAGACATTACAAGCAAGCAGGTAATATTACGACTTATGATCTGAAAGTATGTAAAGTCCCAGATGGCTTCCGGGGCGCCGGACCGGAACCGACAGAAGCCCTTGACGCGTGCGTGAGTCCGGTTATTGACGACAAGGCCAACCCAGGAACTTTCTATCCAGGCAATACGGGCACTGGCAACAGCATCATTGGTGCGTTTGAAAGAGGCGTGAGATACGCCGCACGTGTAACGATTCATGAATTTGATACAGATGGAAATGAAGTGGTTTTTGCCAACGAAGGCCGGAGTGAGGTGAACTGGTTCCGGTATGGAACAGCTTGTGTGTCTCCTGAAACATTTACCATCAAAGAAGCAGGACCGGGGAGAGTACAACTAAACTGGGAAGCCCAAACCGATACCAAAAGTTATAAAATCTTATACAGGAAATCAGGAGAAAGTAATTGGATCACCCAAGCCGTATCGGGGATTACAATAACGATCCCGAATCTTTCCAAAGGCACCTATGAATTTGCCGTACAAGCCGTGTGTACGGAAATTATGCCTGCCAATTTACAGGCTTTTGAGCTGGAAGAAGAAGACGATGAGCAGTTGCCTCCCATCCTGCAAAATCCACTGCTGACGCTGGTCAGTGTTTCGGGTAGCGGCAAGCCCATTACAATCGACAGCCTGCATACTTTGCTGGATTCTCTCAAAATCCCCTGCGCTTCCCAGATCAGTGATTATGCAGGCTGCGATGCGGATATGCCAGTCATCCTGAGCCCGTCGAAGGACGCCAACAAGCAGCTCACCTCTTTAAACCCAGCCGACCTGGCTGGCCAGCAGTCACTGGTGATTGCGGCGTTGACAAATTCAAAGGACACGATGGGTTTTAATGGCACGCTCACCGATGCGCTCAAAGCGTATGATTCAACCACAACGGTAGATGATCTTTCCAAATACACCGCGGCTGTATTGCAAGGGAGCCAGGCCATTGCAACGGCACTCGATGATTTGGTGGACGAATATTCTGACCCGCGCCTGATCAAAATCCAGACAGAACTGGATTCGCTGATAAAGGTGCTGGCGGTGAATGATTCGCTTTCACGTGCCGCCGGAAACATCACAAAGATCAATAATCTGACAAGCGTATACACAGATCTGTTCAAGAGACTGGAAGATTTGAAAAATGAAGCTGAGCAGGATCCGGCTGATGGGATTTATGCAATACGGAATGTGGAGGTGAGTAACATCGGGGAAGAATCGGCGCGGATCAACTGGGTAGGGGCGAAGGGAAGTTTACCCGGTGATTTCACGAAATATGTGATCGAATACAACGATGCAAGCGGTGGGGTTTTGCAGGAAACGGTCGACGCCTCGGCGGGTACAAATCCGCTAGTCAATCTTCAAAGGTTGCGGACAGGGCTGGATTACCAGTTCACTATCACGGGTTATAAGGGAAACCAGGCCATGACCACGGCACAGGGGAATTTCAGTACGATAAAAAAGACGGTCCCTGTACCTGAGAACCTTGCATACACGAGGCTCGATGACAATTCCGTTAAAATCACCTGGGACCCGAATGCCCAGCACGAAAGTTTCAAGATCCGGTATACCGACGAGCGAGGGGAGGTGCATTATATCTATCCGACTACGAATACGGCCGTGCTGACGGGGCTTAATCCCGATGATTATTATGACTATGAAATTGTGGCCATCAGCCACCAGAATCTGGAGAGTGTTCCTGCGAACGCCAGGGTTACTACCGGGGAAAAGTGTAAACTGGCCGTTTCGGTTCTGAACGCGCAGAATTCGACTAGCCTTACAGGTTATCAGCAATGGCTCACAGTTTCGGGATGTTTGCCTGAGGGAGCAACTTCCAGTTCTGAATACCCTAAAATCACTTGGTCAAACGGAACACCCGGAGCAACGAATGGCAACGGCGCTATCCTTTTTGCCGATGGAGAAGCAGCTGAAATAAGTACGAAGAATTCACCATTCATTGGGGAGAACCGCCTGTTGGCTGTAAACCCATCTGGAAACAAATCCTATACGGCTATCTGTAAGATGAGTGCAACCTCGGAGGCTTGTACGTATACTGTAGATGTAAAAGTATCATCCCCGGAATGTAAGGGAGATTTTAAAATTAGTTCAGATTTGACATCAGTTACAAAAGGCAGCCCGGTTAATCTCCAAAGCACCTTCTGTCATGGACGAGTAGTATGGAATAATGGAATAGCTGAGGGGGGCAAAATTGTACTATATCCCGAGAAGGAATTGTTAATTTCCGCAAAATGTGTATCCGGGAGCACGGTTTGTTACTCGAACAGCATTTCAATCTCGGTAACTCCACTGGAAAAAAAATGTGACTTGTCTTTATATGTAAAGAGTAAAAACGTTATTGAATCGGGTCCGTTCAATAAGGCACATAGATACTTAGAAATAAGCTCGTTTGGCTGCAACGGTGGAAAAATTGACTGGAAAATTGACGCGGATGTCAGGATAGGTGGATCCAGGGTAGTCGGTACTACCGGAGTGTCAATCAACGACATGAAAAGCGATAATGCAACGATCACCGCTACCTGCGTACTGGACGGTGTAAGCTGCCCTGCGGTTACTTTAATCACGAATATTCCTCTTAAGGAATGCTCAAAGAAGTATCTGGAATCGACGACCGAAAATGCTTTGCCAGGACATATCCTCGTTACCGTATCGGATAATAGCCCGTTTGTTTTGAAAGATAATTTAGGGAATGTTTATACCTCGTCAGATGACAAAGGAGTGAATGTTCCGCTGTTTTCTCAGGAAAGACTTTGCCTGACAACCATTGATCCGGATTGTGGTGAGATTGGGACTAAGATTCCGGCTTTGAGTTTCAAAACCTTATTGGCCTATACCCAAACCAGCTTAAATGGCAACTGGATTTCTACCGGAATGGATGTAAACAAGTATGCAGAGATGAAAGTTGAAAGTCGCCAGTATCGGCTTTCTTTAAACAATTCATGTGCTGGCAAAGTCATTTGGACAAATAGTATAGATGCCAATTTTTATGCCGAAGGTCCCATCCTGACCTTCACAGAAGATGACAAGTCGGGCGTTATCGGCGATATTAATTACTTACCGTATCCGGAAATTACAACCACCTATAGTGCTGCTTGTCAATCAGCCAATACGGACGGGTCATCCGTTGTTTTCCCCGCAACAAATAGTCAGACTATTATTGTCGCTTCCAATTCGTGTTTTAGGATTACCCAAAATCTAAAGAGTGTAATTAAGGGAGGTCAAGTCAAATTTAATTCGATAGGATGCAGCACTGTTACCTGGAAGCAAAATAATGTAGTGTTGGGTGTTGGTACTGAGCTTTTGACAACTCCGACAGCTACGGCTACTCCATCCAGCGTGACTTACACCGCTGTCTGCGAGGAATTGGGATGCAGTGAAGAAGTTACTGTGCAAGTCCAGCCTTGTGATTTTAAAATAACACCTTCCAAAGCCCTGGCCAAAATTGCTGAACCGGTCACACTCACAGCAACGGGATGTTCCGGGGGATTGATACAATGGAGTACCGGGGAATCTGATAAAACCAGCATTACCGTCAAACCGCTGGCAGAAACCCATTATTTTGCGAGCTGTACTTTGGATGGACTAAGTCTGTGTGATAATTCAACCGTTGTGACCGTTGATAATCAGCCTCCTGCTGACATCGAATGCCCGCCTTTTGAAGTATCGTATCAGGCCGTTACAAAATGTTCCTCGGTTATCCTGGTTCCCAAGGGCTGTCCTGCCGATGGAACCATCTTATGGGAAAACACAAAGACAACCGGAGGTGCAGAAAAATACACGTTTGTGCTGAATGCGGAAAAAACGATAAGAGCAAAATGTACTACTATTTACAAGGATGAAGTGACCGTTGAGGTGAAAGTAATGCCTACAACTCCGGTATTAAGCGTTTCACCTTTGGAAGTTTATGCAGGTTATGCGGCGATATTAAGAGCTTCCGGATGTTATAATGATCAATGTAAAGAAGGAAGTTATAAATGGGAAAGGGACAAAGCGGCAACATTGTTTGGTAATAGCATTAAGGTAAAGTTAACTGAAAACACCGACTTTAAAGTAACCTGTGTTGAAAGTGGCAGTTCTCAAACAATTAACGTTAAGGCTAAAAAGAATGATTGCGACGTCAAATATAATTCGTTTATAAAAGGCAATTCCAGCCGGGTAGAAATTAATGCTTCGTGGTGCGATGTAAATTATCCTATTAACTGGTTTAAAAATTATTCAACCGGCTCGGTTGGGAGAAAGACAATAGAGTATACTGAGGGTAAAAACAGAAGAAGAATTGCTGTGGATCGTCCAGAAGAGACAAAACCTGTCGAAACTGGAATTAGTGATACCTATATTGTTTCATGTGTAAAAGAGGGTAACGCGGTGCCTTGTGATTACTCTTTTTCGGTGGAAAGTAAAGAATTATATGACAAATTTCCTTCCGGGACAGGTTTGTCCGGAAGTGGAAGTACTGATGATCCGATTATTCCTGATCCATGTAATGAACTGAAGTTTCTAGAAAAGGGAGGACTGAAAAACTTTACAAGAAGTCCGGGTGATGTTGAGGAATCCAATGGTAAGAGTTACGAACTTTACTCAGACTGGTGCCCTGGTAGTAAAGTAGAATGGTTTTCGGGAACTAATAAAATTGCACAACTAGCAACGCCTAACGATAGATACACAGTTGACAATGCCCAACCGGGAGCTATCTATCGCTACAAATGTTACCTAAGTGGCAGTAACTTTTGCGAAGATGTTTATAAACTTCCAAAAAGTGATGGATTGCGAGTAGCGGCAGTAGCTTCGGTGACCTCAAATATCGTTGAGGAACAATGCACGAATAGCATTTCATTAGCAACTGCTATGCAGGTTTATTATCAAAATATGCTTTGCCAGGATGTAAACTTGTACCAAGGGGATAAAACAAAATCTGAGAATTATCTGGAACTGCTTATCTCGACAACCAAGATAAGTACTGCCGGCACACCAGTTAAATTTCCTTCAAATACTGATGCGATCGTAGACGCAATGGTAGGAGGGCACTGCAAAACTGCGGGAAATCTCTTGGCAAATGCTAACGGTAACACGATAGTGCCAAAAGCGGAATTCAGTGATGAAATTTTACCAGATTATAATTCGACGCATTCTATTGTCATAGATGCGGAGTACAAAGCTGTCACCTTAATTGAGGGTCTTCCGGGAATAAATTATCCAGAAGGAGAAACGATCGGTGGCGAATGGTTGCCCTTAACTCCGCAGAAGTTTTTAGAAATTTGTGTTTCCAACGGAATAAAGAAGGAGATTGACGCTAAATTTCCAGCAATGAGTAGTGATGAGCGAAATACACAATTTATAGTTAGGATGGGTCGGATTTTTGAGAAAAGTATTCTAAAGTCTTTGGGTATACCAAAAAACAATAGAACTTTCATTGTGAGTAACCCATCTTTGAGCCCCTCAAAAGTAATACCAGACGGTCTAGATCATAGTGCGGTTGAGACAGAGGAGAAAATAAATGCGGTTAAGGAAAGAAAAATTTACTGGTGGCTAAATAGCGTATTTCTTGACGCCAAGATAACATTTACTAGTGAAAAGAAAATTAAACTAAAAGGAAATAACCCTAGAAATGAAGATCAAATAGAAGGCTTTATTGATGTACTTGCCAACAATAATGATGCAGAATTCACTACGGGGAACTATCTAGCAGAAGTAAAGCAGCTAATTGGACTAGGTACTAGGGTATTTAAGAATGCAGCCAAAATGGGTGGTGCTTACTTACATATTATTACTCCTGCTGAGGTTAGCTTGGAACAGCTTATACTATCTACCTCGGGGGCTCAAAATATTATTTTACTTCATTCCGAAGTTGAGTATAATTCTACATCAGGGCAAATTAGAGTAAAACCAGCAATAATAGAAAATAGCAATTGGCTAAATAAAAAGCCAGGTATAATTCGAAATCCTTATGGATATCCAATAGAAATTTCATTTGAACAACAATAA